In the genome of Tsukamurella paurometabola DSM 20162, the window GGGCGTCCTCGGTTGCTGTTGGGTGATGCAATGGATGCCGCCGCCGAACGCGAAGACATCGCGCGCGTCCACCAGCTCGACGGTGCGGTCCGGATAGCAGGACCGGAGAATCTCTCGGGCCCGCTCGTCGGCATCCGGATCGCCGAAGGCGCACAGGATCACGGCCCCGTTGCACACGTAGTGGTTGATGTAGGAGTAGTCCACCCACTCCCCTTCGGCGTCGCGCAGCGTGCTGGGAGCCGGGAGATCCAGGATGCGCAGCGGGTGTCCTGTTGCGTCTGTGGATTCCTCGAGTACTCGGCGCAGCGCGCGCGTCACCTCGTGATCGGGATGCGCGGGATCGTCCTGCCGGTGCAGCAGGACCTGCCCGCCGGGCGTGAACGCGGCGACGATATCGACGTGCCCCCGGGTGCCGAATTCGTCGTAGTCGCGGGACAGGCCGCGCGGCAACCAGATCGCGTGCGTGGTGCCGAGGTGTAGATGGATCTCCCGCTCCACGTCCTCACGGGTCCATCCGGGATTGCGCGCCGGGTCGAGTTGCACCGTGTCGGTGAGCAACACGGAGCCCCGCCCGTCGATATGGAAGCCGCCGCCCTCGGTCACCATCGAGGAGTCGTGGACCGGTGCGCCGGCCAGGTCGGCGACGCGCCGGCCCAGCCGCGCGTCGTTCTCCCACGCGGCCCACGATTGGGCTCCCCAGCCGTTGAACGTCCAGTCCACTGCGCGCAGAAGGATGCCGTCGGTGCCGGCGTCGTCGGTGACGAAGGTCGGACCGGTATCCCGGATCCAGGCGTCGTCGAGTGGTTGTGTCACGACGGTGACGTCATCGGGGAGCAGGGACGTCGCCACGGCCTCGTCGCCGGGGGCCGCCACCATGGTCACCGGTTCGTAGCGAGCGATCGTCGCCGCCACGCGGGCCCAGGCGGTCCGGGCACGCCCGAGCGGCGTCGAGCCCTCCGCGCCGAAGGTCGAGTTGGCGACGGGGAAGGCCATCCACGTCCGGGCGTGCGGGGACCACTCGGCGGGCATCGTCGTCATGACGGTGCGCCGATCCCCGCGGGCGCGCCCGGGTGATTCGCCCCGTCCCGGTGCTCCAGCACGGCGAGGGCGGCGGCCTCGCCCTGGCGGACCGCGCCGTCGACGTGCTGGTACCCCTGCGAGGCGATATCGGAGCAGGCGTAGTGGATCGGACCGGTGGGCCGGTTCTGCAGGTGTCCCCAGCGGTGCAGCCCGCCGAGATCGTAACTGGTGGCGTACGCCCCACGAGTCCACTCCTCGGCGGCCATATCCGAGAGGTAGAAGGCGATGGGCTGCAGTGCTTTCGGACCGAGATAGTCGGCGATCGCGGCGAGGATCCGGTGCCGTCGCTCAGCCGGGGGGAGTGCCCACATCTGTTCGGCGTAGTGGTCGGAGATGAAACCGACGAGAGTGCCGTACGAATCCTCGACACCGTCCTCGCCACCGGTGTCGTTGCGGCCGTAGTTGGTGTTGTCGTAGACCTCCTGGACGAGACGTCCTCCGCCGAACGCGGTGCCGGACAAGCCCTCCTCGCGCCAGAACGGTGTGGCGTACACGGCGTGGATCTTGATCACCAGCCCCATCGAGATGTGCTGGTGTGCGATCTGTTGTTCGCGGGGTAGGGGTGGAACGAACTGGATCCGGCTGTAGAGATTCGGCGGCACCGCGAGGATCACCGTGCGCGCGTGCACCACCGCGCGGTCGGAGTGCACTGTGACGGTACCGGGCGCGCCGTCGTCGGCGACGCCGTTGCGGACGTCGGCGGCGATCCCGTTCGGTGCGTCTTCGGTGGCGGGATCGACCTCGTGCCAGTCGATCCGGCGCACGGGGGTATCGAGCACGATGCGGCCGCCGAGCCCGCCCACCTCGTCGGCGAGCCGGCGGCTGACCGACTGCATACCGCCGACCACGCGCCGGTCCAGGATGAAGTCCTCGTCGACCAGGTGCGAGAACGAGCCCGCGGATGCCGCCATCAGCGCCGCCTGGAGAGCGGAGAAGGCGTAGCTGGGTTTGGTGAGCATCCCCGACGCCACGTAGATCGACACGTTGTCGATCGCTTCCTGGTCGTCGCTGTGGCGCCCGAGCCAGTCCCGGAACGGGATCGTGTCGAGTTCCCGGGCGCGCGCCGCCGCCCAGGGCGCGTCGGCACCCACCTCGGCGGCGAGCTCGTCCATCAGCCCGATCAGGCGGTCCATCTCCGCCTGGGTCGCGGCGGAGACCGGCATGTCCTCCCGGTAGACGTGCCGGGTGCCGTCCGGGGCGAGATACACGGCGTCTCCGGTGCGATGCCGGGCGAACGTCTCCAGACCGAGCTCGTCGACCAGGCTGATCAGCCGGGACTGGTCGGGGGATATCCACTGGCCGCCGATCTCGATGAAATGCGCGACGCCGTCGTCGTCGAGGACGCGGCCGTTCCACGTGCGGCCGCCCACCCGCGAGCGCGCCTCCAGCACCGCCACCCGGATCGTCGGCTCGGATCGAGCGAGGGTGTACGCCGCAGTCAGGCCCGCCGGCCCCGCCCCGACGACGACGACGTCGCACTCGATGGTCTCCACGGTGGCCTCCAATAAATGAATCGTATTCGTTTTGTGGCGAAGGTACGCCGCGCGGCGCCGGGCCGCTCGGTGTTCGGCCCGATTCCTCGCCCCGCAACCGCTCCGATCCCGAGTCGGGGCAGTGCAGCACCGGCCTTCACCAGCGGTTTAGCGTTCCCCGGGGCGCACGTAAATTGTGAGTTAAGGTGGCACACCGTGGCCGGTCGAGCGGATCCGATCGGCCGGTGACGAGTCACGGAGGCGATGTGGGACCAACCAGGCGTAGCCACGCTGCGGGCCTCCGGCGGGGCGCGGAATGACCACCCGTAAGGCCGGGCGCCCGCTCGTCTCGGTGCTCAACCGCGATCTCATCGCGGACGCGGCGCTCGACCTCGTCACCGAGCAGGGTCCGGAGAAGTTGACGATGAAGGTCCTGTCCGAGAGGCTCGGCGTCGCCGTCTCGGCCCTGTACAACCACATCGCGAACAAGGCCGAGCTCCTCCTTCTGGTGCAGGACGCGGTGATGTCGCGCGTCGACACCTCCGCTTTGATCGCGCTGACGGACGGCACGCCCGAGGGCGACCCGGCATCCGCCCTACCCGGCGCGCTGCGCGAGTGGGCGGTCTCCTATCGCGAGGTGTTCGCCGGCTATCCGTCGCTGATCCCGCTCATCGCCACGATGCCGGTGTCCGGGGCGCCGAGTACCCGCCGCATGTACGACGACCTCGCCGCGGGACTGGTGGCCGCGGGTGTCACCGAATCCGACGTCGTCCCGATCATCATCGCCTTCGAATCCTTCGTGTACGGCTCCGCCATGGACGCCAATGCGCCGGCCGGCATCTTCACCTCGCGCCCCGAGGAACTCGACGCCCCGACCTTCCGCTCCGCGGTGGCCGCCTTCACCGCACGCGTCGGCACCGACGGCGCATCGCAGCAGGCCGCAAACCCCTACGCCGAAGAGCCCTTCCGCTGGGGGCTGGAGACGCTCATCGCGCGCACCGTCGATCTCGTCGCGCGGCCGACCGGGGCCCCGGATCACGAGGCGTAGAACGCCTCCCAGGCGCGACGCACGTCCGCGGCCGGGTCGTACTCCACCCGGCTGCGGTCATCGATCACCAGCGTGGCACGCGACGTGCCGTTGTAGGTGGGCCACTCGCCGGCGGGATGGCCGGTGCGCGCGAAAGTGATCCAGTCCCGCTGCATACCGTCGGAGACACGCATCGCCACCCGGCGGTCGCCCAGCGCGCCCATCACCCAACCTGTGATCCCGTGGTACACGCCGAACACCGCCATCAGCTCGGTGGCATGGGTGGCGCCGTAGCCCAGCAGGTCGAGCGTCTTGGGGGCGAAGTCGTAGCGGTAGAAGTAGGTGGGCTGGTGCCTCGCATGCGCCTGCGCGATCCGCACGGACGGTGCCCAGAACATGTAGTCGCCGATGATCCGGTTCAATGCTCCCACGCCCGGGTAGCCGGGGTAGGCCCGCGCCAGCTGGTCGGCCCGGCCCTGATCGACGCCGAGAGTGTGCGCGACCCGGTCGGCGGAGGGTTTGCCCATACCGGGCATCTTCGTGAACAGCGTCGCCTCGGTGCGGTTCGTACCGATGATGAGCGGGACCTGCGCTCCGCGGCCGCCCGCGATCGCCGCTTCCGGATCCTCGGGCAGGAAGTCGCCGTCGACGGTGGGGCCGTACGGGACCACGCCGAGCTGCTCGCGATTGAGTTCGCCCATCAGATGGTTGCCGGTGCGTCCCAGGTCTTCCGAGGAGGCGGTCGCGAGAAGCTCCGGGCCGCCGAGCATCTCGACGAAGCGCTTGCCCCAGCCGCGGGCCTTCGCTGCGTCGACGGTGAGTTCCGGTGCCGAACTCTGCGCGATCGCCCGATGGAACAGGCCGTGGGCGGCAGGGGTCGCGAGCAGAGTGGTGACCGCGTTGCCTCCGGCGCTCTCGCCGAAGATCGTCACGTTGTCCGGGTCTCCGCCGAATGCGGCGATATTGCGCCGCACCCATTCCAATGCTGCCACCTGGTCGCGGAGACCCAGGTTCCCGTCGATCGGCCGCTCATCGGTGGAGAAGTCGGTGAGATCGAGGTAGCCGAGGGCGCCGAGCCGGTAGTTGATCGACACGAACACCACATCCCCGCGCGTGACCAGGGAGTTGCCGTAGTAGAGCGGTGTCGCAGAGCTGCCCATGAGGTAGGCGCCGCCATGGATGAACACCATCACCGGACGCGGCGCGGTGGCCGGGCGCGCCGGGGTCACCACGTTGAGCGTGAGACAGTCTTCGCTGGTGGGTTGGTACTCGCGGAACCCGACCAGCGTGTACTTCCTGTTCTGCGGCGCGGCAGGGGAGAACTCGGTCGCCTCCCGGATCCCGTCCCAGGGGCGCACCGGTTGCGGTGCGCGGTAGCGCAGCTCGCCCACCGGTGGCTGCGCGTAGGGGATGCCGCGATAGGTGTGCACCTTCCCCAGATCGATGCCACTGAGGGCCCCGGCGTCGATACGAACCTGCGGGCCGGAGGGCTCGGCGCGGGCGGAATCATCGGTGGCGGCGCTGGTCATGCGGTGTCTCCGTGGGTCGGGGGCGCAGAACCGCCGGCGGCCGCCGCGAGCGCCGCGATGTCCTGCTCGAAGGCGCGCACGATCGGCCACGGGTCGGGCACCTGCTTCTTGCAGGCGATCACGCCCATGTTCAGTGTGCCTTCCTGGGAGAAGACCGTGATGTTCAGGCCCGCCCCATGGAACACCGGCCCCAGCGGATACATCGACTGGATCCGCGCACCCAGGAAGTACAGCGGGAAATCGGGGCCGGGAACATTGGAGATCACCAGGTTGTAGATCGCCGGATGCAGATCGGGAAGGTTCTTGTCGCCGTACAGTTTCGCGCCGACCCGCATGATCGTCGGTGGTGCGAACTGCGCCCACGACCGCAGCAGGTTGTCATCGAGCTCGCCGTGGTGCTCCTTCGAGGTGGCTACCCGGTCGCGGATCACCCGAAGCCGCTCGACGGGGTCGTCGACGTCGGTGGTGAGTCGAGTGAACATGCCCGTCACCTTGTTCGTGCCCTCGGTGAGGGTGGCGCCGATCTCCGCCTCGTGCACCGACACCGGGATCATCGCCACCAGCGGCTGGTCGGGGAGTTCGCCCCGGTCGTGCAGGAAACCGCGCAATGCGCCCGAGCACGCCGACAGTACGACGTCGTTGACCTTGGCGCCGAAATGGTCCTTGATCCGCTTCACGTCGTCGAGCGAGACCTGAGTGAACGCGATTGACCGGTGTCCGGTGATCGAACTGTTCAACGATGTGCGCGGCGCGGTGAACGGTGCCGGCATCGCCTCGCCGCGGCGCGCCCGGCTGGCCCACTTCACCGGCACCGGGAGGGTGCGGGGCAGTAGCGAGACCAGCGAGAGCGGCCGCATCAGCATGTTCTTCGCACCGGACGCGGCCAATTCCAGCAGCGGTGCGCCGCCGGTCGAACGATTCACCAT includes:
- a CDS encoding WS/DGAT/MGAT family O-acyltransferase, with the protein product MERLSGLDASFLYLESRSQLMHVSGILELDPGTVEGGYRFEDLRSELARRIAAMPAFRRRLHDSLMNIDHPVWIEDENFDIEAHVHRVAVPAPGGRRELTELCAHIAGQPLDRSKPLWEMWVLEGVGGTGSDPLAARSAPGRIAVMMRMHHAGVDGVTGAGLMAQLCSLTPEPPALDPDMVNRSTGGAPLLELAASGAKNMLMRPLSLVSLLPRTLPVPVKWASRARRGEAMPAPFTAPRTSLNSSITGHRSIAFTQVSLDDVKRIKDHFGAKVNDVVLSACSGALRGFLHDRGELPDQPLVAMIPVSVHEAEIGATLTEGTNKVTGMFTRLTTDVDDPVERLRVIRDRVATSKEHHGELDDNLLRSWAQFAPPTIMRVGAKLYGDKNLPDLHPAIYNLVISNVPGPDFPLYFLGARIQSMYPLGPVFHGAGLNITVFSQEGTLNMGVIACKKQVPDPWPIVRAFEQDIAALAAAAGGSAPPTHGDTA
- a CDS encoding carboxylesterase/lipase family protein produces the protein MTSAATDDSARAEPSGPQVRIDAGALSGIDLGKVHTYRGIPYAQPPVGELRYRAPQPVRPWDGIREATEFSPAAPQNRKYTLVGFREYQPTSEDCLTLNVVTPARPATAPRPVMVFIHGGAYLMGSSATPLYYGNSLVTRGDVVFVSINYRLGALGYLDLTDFSTDERPIDGNLGLRDQVAALEWVRRNIAAFGGDPDNVTIFGESAGGNAVTTLLATPAAHGLFHRAIAQSSAPELTVDAAKARGWGKRFVEMLGGPELLATASSEDLGRTGNHLMGELNREQLGVVPYGPTVDGDFLPEDPEAAIAGGRGAQVPLIIGTNRTEATLFTKMPGMGKPSADRVAHTLGVDQGRADQLARAYPGYPGVGALNRIIGDYMFWAPSVRIAQAHARHQPTYFYRYDFAPKTLDLLGYGATHATELMAVFGVYHGITGWVMGALGDRRVAMRVSDGMQRDWITFARTGHPAGEWPTYNGTSRATLVIDDRSRVEYDPAADVRRAWEAFYAS
- a CDS encoding flavin monoamine oxidase family protein, translating into METIECDVVVVGAGPAGLTAAYTLARSEPTIRVAVLEARSRVGGRTWNGRVLDDDGVAHFIEIGGQWISPDQSRLISLVDELGLETFARHRTGDAVYLAPDGTRHVYREDMPVSAATQAEMDRLIGLMDELAAEVGADAPWAAARARELDTIPFRDWLGRHSDDQEAIDNVSIYVASGMLTKPSYAFSALQAALMAASAGSFSHLVDEDFILDRRVVGGMQSVSRRLADEVGGLGGRIVLDTPVRRIDWHEVDPATEDAPNGIAADVRNGVADDGAPGTVTVHSDRAVVHARTVILAVPPNLYSRIQFVPPLPREQQIAHQHISMGLVIKIHAVYATPFWREEGLSGTAFGGGRLVQEVYDNTNYGRNDTGGEDGVEDSYGTLVGFISDHYAEQMWALPPAERRHRILAAIADYLGPKALQPIAFYLSDMAAEEWTRGAYATSYDLGGLHRWGHLQNRPTGPIHYACSDIASQGYQHVDGAVRQGEAAALAVLEHRDGANHPGAPAGIGAPS
- a CDS encoding agmatine deiminase family protein, which translates into the protein MTTMPAEWSPHARTWMAFPVANSTFGAEGSTPLGRARTAWARVAATIARYEPVTMVAAPGDEAVATSLLPDDVTVVTQPLDDAWIRDTGPTFVTDDAGTDGILLRAVDWTFNGWGAQSWAAWENDARLGRRVADLAGAPVHDSSMVTEGGGFHIDGRGSVLLTDTVQLDPARNPGWTREDVEREIHLHLGTTHAIWLPRGLSRDYDEFGTRGHVDIVAAFTPGGQVLLHRQDDPAHPDHEVTRALRRVLEESTDATGHPLRILDLPAPSTLRDAEGEWVDYSYINHYVCNGAVILCAFGDPDADERAREILRSCYPDRTVELVDARDVFAFGGGIHCITQQQPRTPHA
- a CDS encoding TetR/AcrR family transcriptional regulator, giving the protein MTTRKAGRPLVSVLNRDLIADAALDLVTEQGPEKLTMKVLSERLGVAVSALYNHIANKAELLLLVQDAVMSRVDTSALIALTDGTPEGDPASALPGALREWAVSYREVFAGYPSLIPLIATMPVSGAPSTRRMYDDLAAGLVAAGVTESDVVPIIIAFESFVYGSAMDANAPAGIFTSRPEELDAPTFRSAVAAFTARVGTDGASQQAANPYAEEPFRWGLETLIARTVDLVARPTGAPDHEA